The Xenopus tropicalis strain Nigerian chromosome 1, UCB_Xtro_10.0, whole genome shotgun sequence DNA segment CCTGGAGGAAGGTGCTCCAGACCGCTAGGTCAGCTTTGTGTTCTGAGTTAAGCCTTATAAAATGATGGGGGTGCCTGATACCTGCTGTTGCCATGGATAGACTCCTAGAAAACGCCCTCCCCATGGGGATAATGCGGCAAGCAAAATTGAGTTTACCTAGGAGGGATTGGAGCTGTTTTAAAGTCACCTTCTTAGCCTGCTTCGCGTATCCTACTTCCTCTTTTAGCGTTAGTACTTTGTCCCTGGGTAGCCGGCATTCCTGCCTGACTGTGTCAATCTCAATGCCCAGGAATTTTAAGCATGTGATAGGGCCCTCAGTTTTTTCCCGTGCTAACGGTACCCCAAATTGCTCCGCAACCTCCTGCAGTGTCTCAAGGAGCACTGCGCATAGGCTCGAGCGTTGTGGGCCGACACATAGAAAGTCGTCCAGGTAGTGGATGACTGACTCAACCCCTGCTTTCTCCCGAACTACCCACTCTAGGAAGGTGCTAAAAGCCTCGAAATATGCGCAGGATATGGAGCAGCCCATGGGTAAACTCCTGTCCACATAGTAGTGTCCCTCAAAGTAGCATCCCAGTAAGTGTAGTGATTCCGAATGTACCGGCAGGAGCCGGAAAGCTGACTCTATATCCGCCTTGGCCATCAGTGCCCCTTGTCCCGCCCTACCTACTAAACGTATTGCTTCATCAAAGGAGGTATACGAGACCCTCACTAAGTCCTTATCAATCTCGTCATTCACTGAGGTGCCTTTGGGGTGTGATAGGTGGTGAATAAGCCGGAATTTTCCGGCTTCCTTCTTAGGCACCAGGCCTAGAGGAGATGTTCTAAGGTTGTGTAATGGCGGTTCCTTGAaagggcccgccatgcgccccaagCTCACCTCCTTGTGCAGCTTCTCTATTACCAACCCCGGGTTGGTGTTAGCTGACTTCAAGTTTTTTAATTGGCCCCTTTGTGACCCCTCCCTTCCCGGGATCCTAAACCCATCCCGAAACCCCTTTTTTAGTAATTCTGCTTTGTCCCTGGCTGGGTATTTACTTAGCCATGGGAGCATCGCTTCTAGCCTCACCGGCGTCTGGCCCTTTTCCAAAGCCTTCCCTAAACTTACCCCCTGTTCCTTTTCCTTTCTTGAAGCACCTGCTGAGTGGATGTGCTCCAGCGCACAGGGAGCATTCATGCTTGAACCGGCATGATGCCCCCCATTTGCATTGGCTATCGTTGAATGCCCAGCAAACTCCTTTTTTGTGTGCCCCAGCTGGGCTGGAAGATTGCCCGCTGGAGCTATTTGGAAAGGGCTGCTGGCCCGTCGTCCCCGGGCCCCCGTACCCCTGATACCCTTTGTTGTTCATCAGCCTCATCCAGAGGCCGATGTCCCGGTGGTCCCATCTGACATCCTGTCTCACTGCCATCCTCTGACGAAATTGCTCGTCATAGCGTAGCCAAGCTAAGCCCCCATAGACCCTGTGTGCCTCCCAGATTCCATCTAGGTAGCAGAACAGGGCTGAGCAATGCTCGGGGTGTTTTTCCCCAATTACACTAGCCAGGATGGCAAAGGCTTGTAGCCAATTGCCGAAAGTCCTGGGTATGAGCCTGTAGCGGCGCCTGTCTTCGTCCTCCTCCTTTCTATGCTCCTTTCCCTTTTCAAATTTATCGATATTAAACCTCTCTAGGGGTAGCAGCGTAAATATATCTACGTATTCCCGCTTCCATATTTTTTCCCGCACCTCTGGTTTCAGGTGAGACCCTAAGGGACCTTCGAAACAAATATAAGCATGCCCTTTGGCTGAGTCGGAGAGCTGTACTGGCTTTTCCCCCCGCTTCTCCCCGTTCCCTACGCTACTTGTGCCTCCTGTTGACCCTTGTGCTATAGTGGCTTGCTCTGTAGTTGGTGCTGCAGCGCTGGATGCCCCTCCCGGTGTTTGGCTTTTCCCATCCCATTGTCCTAAGAGCTGTCGTAAAGTGTCTATGAAAGCTGCGAGCGCCTGTCCCCCCGCGTGACCCGTCCCAGCTGTGGCTGGGGAAGTGTGTGTTACCGTTTGCTGTCGTCCTTGTAGCCCGTCGTGCGTACCTGCGCTGCTGTTGTAGTTTGTGGTTGCGCTGTCTTGGCCTGAAGCTCCTGGTGTGAtcccctgctgctgctgcggaATCCCGTTGTCGCCATTGCCTGGTCCCGGCACCTGTTGGAAACCAAGCGGGGGGGGGGCATACCCTGGGCTGCCACGCTGTGTGCGGCCGTTGTTCCCTCCCTCCCCGCCGCAGCGCCCGTGGGCACCGCCCGGTTGGCCTCCCCTGTGGGAGCTGGGGGCCACCCCTGGCTCTCCTGGCCACTCCCTGCTGGCCCGGCCAGTTGCCTCGGTAGTTGTGGGGGCCTGTACCCGGGCGAGCCCGCCAGAGCTCCACCCTCCTGGGTGGTAGTGGGCAACCCCCCTTGCCCTGTTGGGCTCCCCATAAGGCCTGACCCGGGCCTTGTGGTGATCCACGCGGCCTGGGCCGCtgttggtgggccctgggccccTGCCACACTAGTGGTGGGCCCGCATTCCCCAGTATGGGCTGTGTGCCATGCGGCCTGGGCCCAGCTCTGCCTGggcccagctccccccccccctgtctggggctgttccctgggcccagctctGCTGCCCGGCTGGCCCGCCCCCCGCTCCTGACATGGCCGCCCGCGGCCATGCCGTGCCGCACGTGGCCTGGGTTGGCGCCGCCTCCCCTCCCCCACTTGGTGCTGCTCGCAGGGCCCCTGCATCTCCCCCCTCTGGCCCCCCGCTCTGTGCCTCTCCCGTGCTGCTGCCCCCCTACCTCCCCGGG contains these protein-coding regions:
- the LOC101731515 gene encoding uncharacterized protein LOC101731515, giving the protein MGSPTGQGGLPTTTQEGGALAGSPGYRPPQLPRQLAGPAGSGQESQGWPPAPTGEANRAVPTGAAAGREGTTAAHSVAAQGMPPPRLVSNRCRDQAMATTGFRSSSRGSHQELQAKTAQPQTTTAAQWNRFRGLAPAAEQEGERCPDLVWNLVPQMPSSAKYG